From the genome of Hippoglossus stenolepis isolate QCI-W04-F060 chromosome 13, HSTE1.2, whole genome shotgun sequence:
TAAGTCAGTGGGGGCATAATTAAGTGTTTAATGCTGTGTTGCGGTTCAAAGGCACAACAAAGACAAGGTTTTAATTCAAATTAGAAATGAGAACTTTGTGTTGAGTCACTTGATTTaggtctctctttcctccatcaAGCGAGTGAGGCAACTGCTCTCTGAGATCTCCAGAGATAACAATGTCATATTGTCACATACGGTTCTGCTACAAATCCTTAATTACAAAAAGAGGATCAGATGACTTACAGCATCCAATACCGGGGTCTCCAGGCGGCATGAGGGGTCTTTGATCAAGAAAATCCAATTATTTGTGTATATACATTTCCCACATAGTGATTACTTCATTAATTGTCCCGCCTTTATCTCCTCCCTGCCCATCCCCCCTAATAATCAGCCCCTTTATCCAGACCAACAAACACACCATTGGAGCTTTGTGGATTCAAAGGATTTGCTTTCCCCTCTCAAAGAGCCGCCATTCTTTGATGATTGGGCAGCGGCAAACTTCAAAGTAATAAATCTTATTTCTGACTGGCTGGCGGCCCACCAAAGTCCTTATCAAAGCCTAAGAAGTGATCCCTCAGTCTTCAGATACACCGAGGAGATCCGGGAGAGAGGAGCCACCGAGGAGGAGGCAGGCACCGCTCCACGAGCTCTTCCACCGCGAATGCGCACATTTATCTgaattacaactttttttttattttttatttttacttggTTTATTCCGTCCAGAGGCAGGAGGACGTTTTTTTTCCAACCATGGCTGCGGTGGCGGTGCTGCGGAATGAAACACTCCAGGCTTTTCTTCAGGTCGGTGCGCCACTTTCTACTTTTTCACGACTTTTAATAAACTTAACTTTAATAAACTCGCTCAACCGCGATGATTTGCATTACGCGTCTCACGCACAGGGCTGCACTTCAGACTTTTGATAGCTCGGTGTCATATAATTTAATTGCCAACACTAATAGTGTGCGTGTTAATGATTCCTGCGTCAACTTTTATGTCACATCCACACGGTTCTCAGGCTGCAGGATCGATTTAGTGCGCATGAAATTCAAACTGTTCAGGCAAACCATCCCAGCAttgaagaataataaaaaaagactatGAACGCTTTACCTCATTAAATGTCTTGAATAATGATTGTATTATAAAAATATACGTGTGTCCTTTATCCAGGATCGCACTCCGAACTCCTCTCCAGAGAACTGTAAGCACTCTCCGCTGGCTCTCCTGGCCGCCACTTGTAACCGGATCGGGCACCACCACGGATCCAACCACACAGATTTCCTCCAGGTCCAATACGACCCCACTCTGGGCTCCCCCTCGCGTTTGTTTCACCCGTGGACTAGCGAGGGGAACCCCCAGAGCAGCCTGGCCGGCAACTCCACTTTCGGACTATCTTCCAAGCCCCAGCTGACCGCGCACATCCAGAGCTCCTTCAGCGCGCACCACGAACTGCCCCTCACCCCTCCGGCGGACCCCTCGTACCCCTATGACTTCTCCCCCGTGAAGATGCTGCCTTGCTCCATGCAGTCCCTGCAGTCCACCTGCCCCCCCACCTACGTCCCCGCCGTCAGCTACGCGGCCCCTGCTCAGATTCCGCCCGCGATGTCAAGTTTTGTCACGGGACCCTCCGGCCTtatgcaccaccaccaccagcagcagagacagttGTCCCCAAACCCCGGGGAGGATATTCCGTGGTGGAGCCTGCAGCAGGGGAACCACGTCACCCACTCTGCCTCCCTGGGTCACCACCGCTTCCAGCTGCAGAGGGGCTTGGTCCTGGGACATACGGACTTTGCGCAGTACCAGACGCAGATCGCCGCGCTCCTGCACACCAAGTCCCCGCTGGCGACTGCGCGGCGGTGCAGGAGGTGCAGGTGTCCCAACTGCCAGTCCTCCACGTCCAGCGACGAGCCCGGCAAGAAGAAGCAGCACATCTGCCACATACCGGGCTGCGGGAAAGTTTACGGGAAAACGTCGCACCTGAAGGCGCACCTGAGGTGGCACTCCGGGGAGCGGCCGTTTGTGTGCAACTGGCTGTTCTGCGGCAAGAGTTTCACCAGGTCGgacgagctgcagagacaccTGAGGACTCACACGGGGGAGAAGCGCTTTGTTTGCCCGGACTGCTGCAAGAGGTTCATGAGGAGTGACCACTTGGCAAAACACGTGAAAACGCACCAGAACAAAAAGAGCAAGTGCCACGACAAGACTCTTGACCACGTCAAAAGGGAGGACACGAGGAATATGTTGTAACCCACGTTATAGTCCTTTTAAACCGTAGACATCATAGTGCAATACAGTCTGTCCTACATTAGTTAACAGTTTCTATACATAGggcattttgtttctttccttgGTTGATTTCTCACATCCTGACAAGACTTTCTAACATTGCTGGTCTGTGTAACACGTTTTTTTggtatgtgtatatataaaagtTTCATAAGTTAATTTTGGGACCATGGAGAAGTTCTAGCTCATGAGTTTGAATTCAGTGTCTTTGTCGTATCAAGGAAGACGAGTTTTCAACTTGTGTTTTGATCATTGTCTTCGGTGGAAGATTTCACTCCCCtgtacattatatttaataGCTTTTGTTGAATGAAAGTGTCCGTTTTTCGCTCCATATGGGGCTGTTTTTAAAAGCATGCTCTTGAAAAGATCTGCTATTGTTGATATGACCCAAATACTGTGTGAGAATAAAGATTATAACATTTCCCcttctcagaataattcattcCATCTCCCTCAGTTATATGAGCGACGAGACGgtcagtgttttatatttgctAAGAAACTGAATATGATATTACCTGGAATAATATGTGTGTGCTTTGTAAACTGGTGTCAAAAGTTTTACAAGTTAAGctctacattttaaaactaaattaaaaccaGTAAATGTGAGAACCAGATGTTGTCCCTTGTGGTGACAAATGTGATATTTACTTTTTACCTCTAGATAAAGGTTAAAAAGTAATTTACCCCAAAAGGGGTCTttgtatattattttgaaaatatattccACAGTCTTAACTCCTACTTGTTTTTGTCTCGTATAACcttaaaaaaatcttaaattacaTTTAGGGAACAGTGAGGTGACCGTGGTTGTGTTGGTCTGCACTGTATTTGAAAATCTTTACAGAAATATGttggaaatgtatatatatatgatctcAAACAATTCCCAGTATAGTGTGAATTGATGAAAAGTAGCTTTGTGAGTGCTGAAAATCAGCCAGCAACTGTGTTAAATCTGACATAATTCATGTAAATATTTCCTCTCCATACAACCCTGTCTCCACTGAATAACCTGAGCGCTTCATAGGTGCACACAGGTGCACATATTCACACTTAAACGTTTCACTGTAGGGGCATTGAATTCAAAATTACAAAATTAGTTTTATAGGAAAAGATGCAAAATATTGTTCAAAAGAATAAGTAAATTAAATAAGTCGTTGGGAAATTATCGTACATTTTCTTCACATTGTATATTTGTCTATTTCTTACGTTTGAATAAAGTGTGCAGATGTTAAAATTTATGAATCCACTCTAATCCATGTGGTCtatttgtttctgcattttacatttaccTCTGAGAACTTTGTAGTGAAACCGTAGACTGAGTTCTCTGAGATCAAGTAACAGAGAGACACTGCCTTTTAACAGATCCCTGGATTCATGTTATACACATTATATACAGCAGCTTCAATGTCTAACTTTAACGTCACTCAGGGTCTTGATGGACGAAgaagtttgtctttttctgagTTGActcatattacatttttaagggCAGACTGCTCATTGATGACATGTCAACACCTACATTTAATGTCATGTTATATCACTAACTTCTCTACCACAGCAGTTTACTGTGAATCACCTTGCTCAAAGGCACTGCTTTGTGGTAcgactgtgtgtttatgtgtgtgcaacTACTTTTTGGGCGATTGTTTTTCATGCTGACCTCCTCCATCAAGACTTTTCAGTGTTGACTGGGGACTTTAAGCGATGAATGACCTTCtggggataaaaaaaacaataatctctAACCATTTGAGACTTTCTTAGATGAAACTAATAATCGCATTGAAGGAAAGAACTTTTCAGCATTTAAAAGATCTGAACAAGAGGAAATCTGAGAATAGCCGCTGCCTGCACCGAGCAGTCACGCTGTCGTCCTGACTGTCTTATGTGGGATCATTGGAAATGTCAGTATGAAGACAACAACTGCTGCCACTCACTGGAGTTTTTGAACTGTCAGTTGCTGcctcaacagcgccccctttTGAAAGATAAACccaaatattctttaaaaaaaaaaaaggaactcaTCAGAGTAAAAGAGTAAAGACCGCCTCAATTCAACACCTTCTATTGCTTTACTTCTCTTATGTAGCCATTTTCATCTGTCTTGTCCTTGGTAAATAAACTCACATatacataaataacaaaaactaacattagaaaacaataaaaacaataacaacagttATTACAATGTTGGTGTCTTGAaagttttgtttacatttgtgatATTTATAAATATCAGCCAATcatgactgtgtttttaaaattatCATCAGATGACAAAACAGTCATTCACAGTACACAACATCTCTGTAGTTCATATAGTCATAAATGACTGCTGCCTCGTGCATTTGGTCTGAGATGTGCAAGTGAGACTGCGGGAGTTGTTTCACCAAATCCAAAGAATGAAGAATCTGCATGAGTATtaacacacattcatcacaaaagaatgaggaggaatgaagattaaaaaatgtacagtatagGAGGAGATTTGACCATTTGAACTGTAAAGTCTTTATCCAAATTTCATGATCCTATTATAGAAATGATGCCAATATTAAGTTGAGCGCAGTCAGACAGAGGCATTGTGAGGCTCACTGTTCTTTAGCACTGTAAAAGACCACAATGCTTAAATGCTCACAGAGAAGAATATCATATATTATAGAATATCAttaaatttatttcaaaaaatgaatgaaagactTAATGACCTAGATTTTGTTTCATCTGCCATTGTCCATATGTGACTCGAAATTATTTAACCTCTACGAATAAAAGAATTATCCGGAAAAAGGATAAATACTTATTCctaatctttttctttgtcatttacACTTTCAATGCCCCTTATGAAATATATAAGCAGTATATGAACAATGTAGCTGTATTCATTTATCAGGACATAGCATAGAAATTTGTCTTTATATTGTTATGAATATGAAGCAtctataaattatattttattatatttaattatttattaagaGAGTAGTTTTCACTCTTCGTGAAATAATACAAACCACTGATGATGACTACAGGAAGTAGCTCAAAGCTCCGTAAGCAATGACATAAGTGGACCTTGAGTTAAGAATTTATCTTTGTCAATATGATGCAATGAAAGTTTCTGATGCCAAGAACTAATTTTGAGTTTGTCAGTGAATGATTTGTACTACATGTTCTATTTCACACTGTAGAAAATACTACAgtaataaatactgtaaaatgtcttttatcTGGTTACCACTGCATTCTAGCATGTTATAAACGACTTATTAagtgtttatataaatgttgaCATGCACACTAAACAGAACTTCTGGGTTTGTGCTGAAATGATAAAAGATTAACTACCATGTTTAGGAATCATATTGAAAACAGTGATTGAGACCTTCAAATGAGAAATTGAATAATTCTCTTTGGTCATGTGAGCTTTAGAGATGTTTTCATCAGACAAGAACTGACTTCACTGTGGCTTTGGCTCCACGCACgctatcaaaataaaatgactgatAGGCTATGGAGTGATTTAAATCCTGATGTCAACAACTGTAAATGGCTGCATCGATGGAGGATAATTATTTAGTGCTTCAGATttggcagctgctgctttacCTTCAGGAGGCCGAGTAAAAACTGTTTGAGCATTTGATAAATGAATGTTGACTCCGATAGCTAAATCTGGACTATGCAAGAAATATTTTTGGGGAAATTTTGGTCAAAACATCACTTGGTATCATTAGTTCTCATTCATGTAGTGATGGTTTGGATagatttgattgacagtggCCACAAGTTAAAGCCTGACTGGTGAGAGGAAATACATCAGGGGAGGCATCACCTGTCTCCTAACTTAGCCACACCCACCTCAAAACAgtgagaataaataaaaaacataatacagaaaatgtttcaCGTTAACTAACTAACATTTTTGAACAAAGAATCCCAAAAGATAGGTTTTTAGAACCTTTAAGTAGCGATTTTCCAATACTGATCGGAAACATCTCCGATACTGCGAGTATGCAAATATAAGTACCTTTCCGATACAATGTCTTCcaaagtatattagtttcacccagGTAAAGTTGCAATTGTCTTTTCCCAAAAATCCAATATTCTTTGctgcttcaaaacagcagttaTGCTTGAGTGGTGCACTACTGCCACCCgcaagaagaagtgatttcctgTTGAGTTGATTCAGCCAGAACTAGATGAAATGTCGGTTGTTTGGCAATTTTGTCAGCATTTTGGCAATATGTCACGACAATGACAGTGCTgaacagtatatataaatacacaatgtgttGGACATCAACAATGACCACGATTGTTCCCAAGCATAAACGTTTTAATGTTGCCATGACGAAGACCCTAACCTTTGCAAAGTGCTAATTTTGACCCAAAACAAATTGTGTGTCAAACCTTAGCAGAGCACATATTTAAACCCAA
Proteins encoded in this window:
- the sp5a gene encoding transcription factor Sp5a — encoded protein: MAAVAVLRNETLQAFLQDRTPNSSPENCKHSPLALLAATCNRIGHHHGSNHTDFLQVQYDPTLGSPSRLFHPWTSEGNPQSSLAGNSTFGLSSKPQLTAHIQSSFSAHHELPLTPPADPSYPYDFSPVKMLPCSMQSLQSTCPPTYVPAVSYAAPAQIPPAMSSFVTGPSGLMHHHHQQQRQLSPNPGEDIPWWSLQQGNHVTHSASLGHHRFQLQRGLVLGHTDFAQYQTQIAALLHTKSPLATARRCRRCRCPNCQSSTSSDEPGKKKQHICHIPGCGKVYGKTSHLKAHLRWHSGERPFVCNWLFCGKSFTRSDELQRHLRTHTGEKRFVCPDCCKRFMRSDHLAKHVKTHQNKKSKCHDKTLDHVKREDTRNML